The proteins below come from a single Candidozyma auris chromosome 3, complete sequence genomic window:
- the MCI4 gene encoding Mci4p — protein MKFTRVLRQAEEVLVKAAEGYPTGLAGLYQHPNPRPALISLYNYTLNYLQKNFPEHSVYRQSVEAMTKSRLKIVEENEIKEVIENKIGGGLIEEIVVQANDELALAKDLSSLKAWEELEEKPLDDQWVYFGKKINE, from the coding sequence ATGAAGTTCACCAGAGTGTTGAGACAGGCCGAGGAGGTTCTTGTGAAAGCTGCAGAAGGCTATCCTACAGGTTTGGCCGGATTGTACCAGCACCCAAACCCTAGACCAGCTTTGATCTCGCTCTATAATTATACATTGAACTACCTTCAGAAGAATTTCCCAGAACACTCTGTTTACAGACAGTCTGTTGAAGCTATGACCAAGAGCAGGTTAAAGATTGTGGAGGAGAACGAGATTAAAGAGGTGATCGAAAACAAGATTGGTGGTGGCTTAATTGAGGAGATTGTAGTGCAGGCCAACGACGAGTTGGCCTTGGCTAAGGATTTGTCGAGCTTAAAGGCGTGGGAAGAATTGGAAGAGAAACCCTTGGATGATCAGTGGGTGTACTTtggcaagaaaatcaacGAGTAA